The following is a genomic window from Leptolyngbya sp. 'hensonii'.
TCCATCCAGTTTGAATTTTGAATTTTGAATCGATTCCCCGTAGAATTGTCAAACTGAATACGATCGAAAATCCTCGCGCCAGTGACAACTTCTACGGTTTTGGGCATTGATGTTGGTGGCTCGGCTATCAAGCTAGGACAATTCGACCGGGAGGGGCAATGTCTTCAATTTCTGACGGTTCCCACTCCCCAGCCCCCCCAGCCAGAAGCAGTGTTGGTGGCTCTGGTGGACGCGATCGCCCAGATGGAGCAAATGGAAACCTGTGGGGCGATCGGCGTCGGAACTCCCGGTCCAGCCGATGCCACAGGCCGGATTGCCCGCATCGCGATTAATCTGCCCGGTTGGCGGGAGGTGCCCCTGGCTGATTGGTTGGAAGCAAAAATCGGCTTGCCGACCGTGATTGCCAATGATGCCAACTGCGCTGGATTGGGCGAAGCCTGGTTGGGGGCGGGTCGCCGCTTCAAGAACCTGATCTTACTCACCCTGGGCACAGGAGTTGGGGGGGCTCTGATTCTGGATGGCAGATTGTTTACTGGACCCTATGGTGCAGCTGGGGAACTGGGACTGATCACCTTGAGACCGGAAGGTCCGGCCTGTAATAGCGGCAACGCCGGATCCCTGGAGCAGTATGTCTCGGCCCAGGCGATTCGACGACGGACTGGCCTGGAGCCCCATCAACTGGGAGAGCGGGCCAGGGCCGGAGACCCGGAAGCCCTGACCTTC
Proteins encoded in this region:
- a CDS encoding ROK family protein; amino-acid sequence: MTTSTVLGIDVGGSAIKLGQFDREGQCLQFLTVPTPQPPQPEAVLVALVDAIAQMEQMETCGAIGVGTPGPADATGRIARIAINLPGWREVPLADWLEAKIGLPTVIANDANCAGLGEAWLGAGRRFKNLILLTLGTGVGGALILDGRLFTGPYGAAGELGLITLRPEGPACNSGNAGSLEQYVSAQAIRRRTGLEPHQLGERARAGDPEALTFWQSYGRDLGSGLASLIYVLTPEAVLLGGGISASAEFFLPATQAELEWRVMPTSREKMCLLRAELGNRAGMVGAAKLAWEKGMNP